From the Vibrio natriegens NBRC 15636 = ATCC 14048 = DSM 759 genome, the window TAATACTTAGTTTTAACTTGATCGGTCAGGACGTTTTCTTCACCGACGATCGTTTTAAATTCTTCTATCAGCTGCTTTTGTTTCATATCCGTATCTCTAGTTATTTTGCTTCACTCACTCAAACTGGGTTGATTGAGTTTGGCTCACTATAAGCAGTCCATTTTCCTGCGTCTATCGATGTCATTCGAGCAATCTGAATCCAACGACAAACAATCACAATAATGTTTTTAATTATCATAATGTTAGGTATGGTTTATATAAAATTTAACGAAAGAAACAGATTGTTTCCCAAAAGAAACAATAACAAAACCAATCGTTAACATGTGTGCGCAGTATCAAGATATTAGGTTTGTGAATAATTTGGCTTAGCCACGTAACGTGCTAAATAGGAAGGAGATTTAAATGGTGTGAACGAAGCACAGACACACCATTCAACACATTGGTAATGTTGCGTTTATGTACCAAATAGAGAAATTAAAAGCGATGGCTCTGGCTTTGAAAGCAGGCGTATAAGTGGTCAATAAAGATTTTAACCTTTTCTGGCTGCTGCCTTGTATAAGGATACACAGCGTAAATACCGAGACACTTTGCCGTTTCCTCTTTGAACAATTGGGTTAATCGGCCTTGTTTTAAATCTTCATAAACCAAAACGCGGGGAACGTAGATTAAGCCTTGCCCTAAAAGTGCGACATTTCTTAGAACCGACGAGTTATTAATACATAGATTGCCATCTACCGTCACTTGATACACGTCTTCGCCATCTTTGAAAGCCCATTCGCGCGCGCCCGTTTCCTGGTAAGAATAAACGAGACAGTTGTGTTTTTCTAACTCAGTAGGCTGCTTTGGAATGCCATGTCTGGCAAGGTATTGAGGTGAGGCACACACTATCCAGTTTGCGTCGACAAGCTTTCTTGCAATCAGACTGGAGTCTGGCAATACGCCCGTTCTTATCGCCAAATCAAAGCGCTCATTCACGATGTCGACGAAACGATTATCAAGTTCCATATCGATCTTGATGTCAGGGTATTTGTTATTAAATTCAGCAATAACACCAGGCAGAATCAATTCGCCAGAAATAGTAGGAACGGTAATTTTGATGTTGCCGGATAAATCCTTACCTAACCCAACAATTGATTCTTCCGCAGTAGCAACAGCCTGATAGACGGATTTTGCGTGCTCAAAGAAATACTGACCCGCTTCACTCAGGGTTATGGTACGTGTCGTACGATAGAGCAATTGAACACCAAGATCCTGCTCGAGCTTCGCAATGCGTTTACTGACCACAGACTTGGTCAGCTCCATTTGCTTAGCCGCACCACTAAATGAGCCCTGCTCGACCAAATGATAAAAAATGATGTAATCGTCGGTGTTTCTCATGCTGCTTCATTAAATCCTTTAGAAGAGCGTATTGTAGGCGGATTATGTAACAGGTGCTGAAAGTAGAGTCACACTTATTCCAATCACACCACCTAAACGGCAGATACAAAAAAACCAGCTTTCGCTGGTTTAATGTTGATGCTTTTAGCATCGAGATATCGCTAATACCAATATTGATAAGTATGAAGCCATATCTGAATAATTTATGGAGGCGCCTCCCGGAGTCGAACCGAGGTCCACGGATTTGCAATCCGCTGCATAGCCACTCTGCCAAGGCGCCGTCACATTAACGCGTTAAGAGGTCCCCCCCGTTGCGTTGGTTGCTACTTTACGGATTCAGAAAAGATAGTCAAACATAAATCCACTATTTCCTGTTTGTTTGCTTCCTTTTAAGTCAGTTAGATCAAGACTCGAGCAATTTGCGTATTTATTAGCACTCTGGTTTGTTTCTGTGCCTTGCTAACTCTGCAAAAATAAAGCGGCTCAAGTGGCCGCTTTATCATGTTTGATTGTTTATCTAACCGTTACTTACACGTTTGAGTAATCGCCCAACGACATTTGGATGATAAGACCACACATGGTCAAACATCGACATTAACGCCGGATTACCGTATTTGGACAAACTGATCGCATGAAAACGGTTTTTCTTCGCTTTAAGCGCATTTACTTTTTCGAGTAGCTCATCCTGCTGCTTTGGTGCAATAAAATCCGAAATCACCACCATATCGGCGTTTTTGTACTTGTCACCACTCATCAGATCGATGGATTTGATCAAGGTCGGTTCCAAATCGGTGCCGCCATGGAAGCTATAGGTCAGGAAATCAGCCGCTTCGCGCAAGCCATCTTGTTTAGTCAGCTCGTAAGTAATGTGCTCGGTAGAGAATATGATGACGTAGCAGTCACGCTGCTCTGCTAACGCAATTTGCATCAGTGCGTACGCCATTGCCTTAGCACATTGTTCTGGAAAACCACTCATTGAGCCTGACGCGTCTACACAGACAATAAATGGACCTTTTTCGATATCCACCGCTTTGTTATCAGGTCTATGTGCTTTTACTTTTCGCAGCGTACGAGATTTACCCTGAGTTCGATAGTTCATCAAACGCTTGTCGACAAGGTGTTTATAGAACACAACTTCAAGCTCTGGATATGCCAAAAACATGGTTTCATTTGGGAGGAGTTTATTTAAATCGTCACTTTCGTGAATACCAACAATGTCGTCGGTCGCTTCGTCACTCTTTTCCTCAACCATTTGCAACTCTTCAGCCGGAGCGCGATTCAGATCAGGATCATTCACCTGCCCTGCCATACGACCAAGTTGTTCAGCGATCTCTTGTAACCCTTTATGCTTTTTCAAAAACTCCGCATGACGCTTCATTACCGTAAGGTCGGTCTTACTCAACTTGGCAGACGCCATATCCCATAATCGACCTACGCTTTCCGCATCACCAGACTCGGTCACTTTATCCATATTGCGCATGGTTTCCATACGCTGATAAAGATCGTTGAGCACTTTTTCTTTATTCGCTTCCAGTTCACTCACCTGAGCTTGTTTGATGGCATCCGCCAAGCTCTGGTACCACTGGTCACAAAAATAGTGTGGGAACATCGGGTTGTTGACCCCTTTGTTCTTCTCCATCATGCGACGCGCTTGCATGTAAAAGGCAGAGTGCCATTCGAGCTTTTTGATTACGTCTTCGATGCGGTCAAAAAACTCATCTTCACTCCAGTGAATCACTTCTTGATACAAAGCGAGTTCTTGCTGAAATCGCTCTGTTTCACATACCTTAGTAATACGCTTCTTAACATTGCCACGCCATTTTAACAGGTGACTTTTCACGGAGGATTTTACTCCTCGGTTTTCTGCCATCATCATGACTTGCGAGCGGGCCATAAGATCGTTCACTGCGCTGTCGATGATCCCCGAGTCTGCTATCATCAATGCCAAGTTGAATCCATCTGCACCTAACATGAAGCCTCCTTACGAGAAAAACTGTTGTAAGTTCTTAAAGCGCTGAACAATTTTCTCGCTTTCTCCCTGGATAGATTCAAGTCTTTGACTAACCTGTTGCAGACTCGATTCCATTAAACGCGGCAATTCTGGGTCGACAAAACTGTGTGGCAGCGCATCGTGAAAGTTGGCTTTAACTTTGCGCATGTGATGTTCTGCTTCACTTAACTGACTCACTGCTTTTTCACTCTGAGCGAGCCAATTTTGGTAGCGTTCCATATCTAAACCTTCTTGCGTCACTAGACCGACAAGAATGCCTCTATTGGCTATATCACGAATCACCAGGTTATTGGCTGCATCGACATCAAAACGCAAGCGGCACATATTGGTGTTTTGGTTAACATAACCGTACACATCACCGTGGCCGTCTTTAATCACACGGTCTAGTTCGTCTTTAGGAACATACACCCAGCGACTGTCACCTTTCTCAGATTCAGATACCGACATGTTGCTCTGCAAAATCACTAGTTTTACTAAGTTCACCGCCGCGCCGACTTTGTAACTTTTCGCTTTAGACGTATCAAAACGCATGGTTTCTTTACGCAGAATGCCCGTTGCGGCTTCTGATGTCAGAGTCATGCGGTAGGTATCTTCAAGCTCGTGTTGCACGTCTATAAGTGACTCTCGGCAATATTCGATTTCTTGTTCTGCATCTTGCTGATCGAAAGCGTGTTTCAATGCAAATTCCTGGACGACATTTCGAACGACATCACGAGATTCAGGGCTGTTCCACAAACAGTCTTGCAGAAGCAAAAGATCGAGCGGGTTTATCTCATCTCGGCCATTAAAGAACGCGCTCGCTTTAAGTAGCTTCACCGCTTTTTTCCAGCGTCGGTCAGAAACGTACATGTCCGTATTCGCGATATCACCAAACTCAGCTTCAACCTTACTTTCTAACATGGTCTTGAGCTGGAACAGCTTTTCGAAAGCATTATCTGTCAGCGACAATTTATCGAACTGTTGTTGCCATTGATGATACTCGTCGTCGGTAATCGCCAGGCCTTCTGGTATTTTTGCTTCCTGAGAAGTACCCACGGTTAGCATTGACTTAAAATTCTGTTTGTTCTGAATACGGTTAACAAACACACGTACCAGCATACGGTCATACAATGCGTCTAAGCCGCTGTCTTCGTCTGGTAGTTCATTCGATGCCGACACCAACAAACGCATTGGTACGCGTTCGATGTCACTGCCGTTTTTAAATGTTTTTTCGTTCACTACTGTCAGCAAAGTATTCAGGATTGCTGGACCAGCTTTCCAAATTTCATCTAAGAAAACGACTTGAGCCGTTGGAAGGTAGCCTTCAGTCAGACGAATATAACGGCCGTTATCTTTCAATTCTTGGATACTAAGCGGGCCAAACACCTCTTCTGGGGTCGAGAATCGAGTCATCAAGTATTCAAAATAGCTGCTGTTATCAAACGCCTGAATTAAGCGTTTAGCAATTAAGCTTTTCGCAATACCCGGAGGGCCGAGAAGAAAAACGCTTTCGCCAGCAAGGGCTGCCAGAAGACAAAGTTTGATGGTATGTTCACGTTCGTAAACGCCATCAGTCAACGCTTTCGCTAACTTATTGATACGCTCGGAAAGAAGTGCTTTATCGGCATTAGATGCAAAAGAGGGTTGTATCATGAGGGCTCCGGCTGCTGAACTGATGCGGTATATTTATTTTTATACATTTGTTATCACTTTGTTACAAGTGTAATTTATTTTACCTCCCCTTATAACAGATGCTTAGTTACCACATCGCCTAGCAATCAAAGTTTCCATTTATGAGATGCATATCACTGAAAATATGTACACTTTTGTAGTGTTAGAATGGCTTTCAGATACAGCACGCAATGATTTCTCGCTGACACAAGCTCAAGGAAATCACACAATAGAATTGTTTACTCTGTACAAGTTATTGGGTTGTAAACAGACTTTTTCTTTTGTTTGATGACGAATGTCGTTAATGTTCATACAAGCCTTAATAGTTTGGATTACCACTTCATGACTAAAACCATTCATAAATGGAAGCAAATCGCACTCGTAGAAGAAGACGTTGAACTACCCACTGGTCAGGTCATTTCACACACCACGATTCATCACCCTGGAGCGGCGGTTATCTTGCCTATAACAGAGAACAATGAAGTCGTACTTGTGAATCAGTTTCGTCCTTCTCTGAAAAAATGGTTGCTTGAACTGCCGGCAGGAACACGCGAAGGTGTTGAAGACCCCTTGTCATGTGCAAAGCGAGAACTGGAGGAAGAAACAGGGTTTAGCGCACAAAAATTTATTTCGCTCGGACAAGTTACGCCTTTAGCTGGCTTCTGTGATGAAATCCAATACTTATTTATCGCACAGGAGTTAACCGCGACTCATCGCTATGAATGTGATGAAGACGAAGTGATTGAAGTGGTGACGCTGTCACTAAAACAGCTAGAAGAAAAAATTATCGACGGCACGATTACCGATGCTAAAACTATCGCTTGCTTAAGCAAAGCTCGTCTTTGCGGGTATATTTAAACCAAGGAGATATTCATGGACTTTCGATCTGATACAGTAACTCAACCGACTCAAGCCATGCGCGAAGCCATGTTTACAGCACCAGTTGGGGATGACGTTTACGGTGATGATCCAACAGTGAATGAGCTGGAGCAATACGCTGCAGAACTAGCAGGCTTTGAAGCAGCCCTGTTTACTACATCAGGCACTCAAGCGAACCTGTTAGGTTTGATGGCTCACTGTGATCGCGGAGACGAGTACCTTTGCGGCCAACAAGCGCACAACTACAAATACGAAGCGGGTGGCGCGGCGGTTTTAGGCTCCATTCAACCTCAACCAATCGAGAATAATCCCGACGGCACTTTACCTTTTGATAAACTCGCAGCTGCAATCAAGCCCGATGACATGCACTTCGCTCGAACGCGTTTGCTGAGCCTTGAGAACACCATAAATGGTAAAGTTCTACCGCTTACCTATCTTGCAGAAGCTCGTGAATTTGTTAATCAGCACAACCTCAAGCTACACCTAGACGGTGCACGCGTGTTTAACGCTGCAGTGGCGCTCGATGTACCTGTTAAAGAAATTGCGCAGTATTTTGACTCAATGACCATTTGTCTTTCAAAAGGACTCTGCGCACCTGTTGGTTCTCTCCTTCTCGGCAGCAAAGAGTACATTGCAAAAGCACGACGCCTAAGAAAGATGGTTGGCGGCGGAATGCGCCAGGCAGGTATCTTAGCCGCTGCGGGTAAACTCGCGATTACCGAGCAAGTCCTCCAGTTAAAGCAAGATCATATTAATGCCAAAACGCTAGCTCAAGGATTGGCGGAACTTCCTAGGTTCTCAGTCAATCCTGATTTAGTCCAAACCAACATTGTGTTTGCTAAGTTAGATCCTCAAGTCGATATCGTGAGCATCGCTGAGAAACTAAAACAGCAAGACATCATTATTACGCCGGGGAATCCTATCCGATTTGTGACCCATAAAGACATTTCAGAACAAGATGTTGCCACGTTCTTATCTGCGTTGAAATCTATTCTCTGACTTGATTTTGATCATTGAGCTTCCCCTTAGGGGAAGCTTTAATCTACAGCGAGTATACGCACCATAAAGAGCTCGCTAATGTTAAAGTACCTGTTGTTTATTTCTGTTATTTTTGCTCCCGCCACTATGGCAAACCCTTCTGGTGACGCAGCCAAAGGTAAAATTAAGTCACCCAGTTGTGTCTATTGTCACGGTGCGACGGGAATCAGTGTCAATGAAACTTACCCTAACCTCACAGGCCAGGACGCTCAGTATCTATTTAACGCAATGAAGTCCTATCAAAACAGTGAGCGCCAAGGCCCCTTAGCAGAAATGATGGCAAGCCAATTAAAAATGCTCAATGATGAAGATCTGAAAGACGTGGCTGCGTTTTATGCGGAACAACTAACTCATTGATATTGATGTACTCTAAAATTACGGCGACATAAAGTTAACTTGCACAATTCTACTGGCACTTTCCCCTAGTACTCTTTACCCTATCGGTTATTAGAATCCAATTCAGTAAGCAAGCATCAATACAAATGCTTTTTGGAGTGATCACCTTAATGGCAACACAATTTTCCGATGACGTAATTCAAGGACACAAAGTAATACAAGCCCTAGATGTGGAAGATCTCCCATCCGGTGAACATAAGTTCTGGTTTCGTATTGCAACCAATGCACTTTCGCAATGGCAACACCTGCCTGTACTCGTGTTTAAAGGTCAGAAACCTGGTAAGAAATTAATGATTACCGCTGGTGTTCATGGTGACGAATACAACGGAGTATTGGCAGCACAAAAAACGGCCAGGGAACTGATTGGCGCTGACCTTGCTGGTACAGTAACCATCGTACCGGGGATCAACTTGAGCGGCATGTTGAATAAAAGCCGGGATTTTTGTTCTCCTGACCCGGATGCTGCACGCGCGAACCTAAACCGCTTCTTTCCAGGCAACGAGTTCGGTAATGAAGCGAACCGCTACTTGTACACGCTTTGGAATCAGTTATTAAAGCCAAATGCTGACTTAGCAATAGACTTACACACCCAAACCAGCGGCGCAGCCTACCCACTTTATGTCTTCGCCGATTTCCGCATTGAGGACTCGTTAAAAATGGCGCGCCATATTAATCCAGACATTATTTTGGATGATCCGGGCGAAAATGGTGTATTGGAAACGGCATGGAACAACGTGGGAGTACCAGCTGTCACGGTTGAAGTTGGGACAGGACGTTATACCGATCAAGCTCTGATCGATCGGACGGTAACCGGTATCTTCAATATTCTTAAACAGTTCGAATTGCTTTCTGGTGTTCCAACGCCGATTCAGTCTTGTGTGGAAGGCCGTGAAATAATAAACGTTCGAGCAGAACTGGGTGGTTTCGTTCTACCTCAAGTCAATATTTTGCAATCGGTGGAGCAAGGTCAACTGGTGGCAATCCAATATGATAGTTTTGGAGGCGAGATACAACGGTACACTGCTCCTGCTTCAGGCACCGTCATCAGCCATAATGTCGAATCGATTCGAGCGGCGGGATCACTCCTAGTTCGCCTGATTAAATAGCATTAAACAGTTCTATCATATCCCCCGATTAAGGGGGACTATTCTATCTATCGTCTGAGCTATTGAGTCTGATCAACCAGAATTAACTCGTCTACAGCAAAGCCTTTGTCTCTGGCTACTTGTTTGAATCTTTCAAAGGTTTCTGAATCCACTTGCGGCTGACGTGATAGCAACCAAAGATAGTCGCGATTGTAGCCAGATATAAACGCGTAATCATAATCTTCACCAAGCTCAAAGATGATATACGACGAATAGAATGGGCCAAAGAAAGAAACTTTTAAATGGCCAGTTGACGGCTCATCAACAAAATACGCTTTCCCTTCCGCTTGCTTCCAACTTTGTTCTTCTTGTGAATAGCCACGGTTTATTACCGTTACACCGCCGTCTTCGCGAAGTTCATATTCAGCGGTTACATTGGATAATCCGCGCTCAAAAGAATGGTCTAATCGCGCAATTTCAAACCATTTCCCCAAATAAGGTTTCAGTTCAAAATTCTGAATTGGATCAACACCTTCGGGCTTCGATGTACAACCAAACAAAACAGCGACAGACAGCAACAGAAGCGACTTTATCAATTTCATTACAAGTTCCCATATTAGTTAGTGACTGATTTTACTGAATATGGTCCAAAACGGATCATAAACCCTATTTGTTTATGGGGGGCATCACAATCATACCTATGTTTTTGGTAATTAAAGTACCATTCCTACAAATATTCCTACAAATTCAGTTATTTATTTTGCATTTTGACGTCTTGCCTATCGAAAGTTTGCACAACATAGACATTTCTCTTCATAGGAGCCTTTTATAATACGCCCCGATATAAATTGAGGTTATTGTTATGAAGTTTAAGACAATGTCAGCTTGTGCAGTTTTGGTATTGCTTGTTGGTTGCCAACAAAACAGTCCCGAAGAGACGACAGAAATAACAACCTCGGCAGACGTATGCAGTAGTCAGGGAAATATGCCAGGTGGGTGGAAAATGTTTAAGTCTACACCCGACGTTCAAAAGGCGATGGCTTTTGTACTGACAGAAATGGATTCAGCTTCATCGTTCAAACAAATTATCAATGTTCATGCACAAATCGTCAGCGGCGTGAATTACGCGATTGAATTTGAAATGGATGATGGTGTGGTTTGGAACACGATCGTTTATCGCAATTTGGATGGTGACTACTCTATTACACAATCACCACACGAAGGGAAATTCTGCGAACAGTGATTTCAAACCTTGAAAGCCCCTAATCTGGGGCTTTTTGGGCATATAGACCGCTACGTTTTAATTTTTAAGGGCGGCTGTAACAATCAGCTCTACTTTGAGTTCTGGGCTGGCAAGTTTTGCTTCGCCACATGCTCGGGCAGGCGCATAGCCGTCTTCAAACCACTGATCCCATACGCCATTCATTTCATCAAAGTCTTTCATATCGGCTAACCACACAATGGTCTGCAGTACGTGCTTGCGGTCACTTCCCGCTTCGATAAGCAGGCTTTCGACTCTTTTCAGCGCTTCTTCTGTTTGCTCCGCAACGCTCGTGCCACGAACGCCAACTTGGCCACAAAGGTAAACCGTATCATTGTGAATCACTACTTTGCTCATTCGCTGGTTAGTGTACTGTCTTTGGATCTCGCTCATTGTTCACTCCTTCACTCTTATACTTTTTCATAAATGATTTGTTTGCTGGCGTTAAGCTTGCGAGCTCACCCAGTTTTAACGGTTTTATTGGGTTACGAAGACGGTAATATCCTACTTGTTCCATCGATTGCCCGATTTTATCGCTAATGATATGTGCCACGGTCGAGCCGCAATATCTGCCTTGGCATGGTCCCATTCCACAACGGGTAAAGGTTTTAATTTGATTGATACCATTTGCGCCATCGA encodes:
- a CDS encoding LysR family transcriptional regulator is translated as MRNTDDYIIFYHLVEQGSFSGAAKQMELTKSVVSKRIAKLEQDLGVQLLYRTTRTITLSEAGQYFFEHAKSVYQAVATAEESIVGLGKDLSGNIKITVPTISGELILPGVIAEFNNKYPDIKIDMELDNRFVDIVNERFDLAIRTGVLPDSSLIARKLVDANWIVCASPQYLARHGIPKQPTELEKHNCLVYSYQETGAREWAFKDGEDVYQVTVDGNLCINNSSVLRNVALLGQGLIYVPRVLVYEDLKQGRLTQLFKEETAKCLGIYAVYPYTRQQPEKVKIFIDHLYACFQSQSHRF
- a CDS encoding RidA family protein — protein: MSEIQRQYTNQRMSKVVIHNDTVYLCGQVGVRGTSVAEQTEEALKRVESLLIEAGSDRKHVLQTIVWLADMKDFDEMNGVWDQWFEDGYAPARACGEAKLASPELKVELIVTAALKN
- a CDS encoding succinylglutamate desuccinylase/aspartoacylase family protein, with product MATQFSDDVIQGHKVIQALDVEDLPSGEHKFWFRIATNALSQWQHLPVLVFKGQKPGKKLMITAGVHGDEYNGVLAAQKTARELIGADLAGTVTIVPGINLSGMLNKSRDFCSPDPDAARANLNRFFPGNEFGNEANRYLYTLWNQLLKPNADLAIDLHTQTSGAAYPLYVFADFRIEDSLKMARHINPDIILDDPGENGVLETAWNNVGVPAVTVEVGTGRYTDQALIDRTVTGIFNILKQFELLSGVPTPIQSCVEGREIINVRAELGGFVLPQVNILQSVEQGQLVAIQYDSFGGEIQRYTAPASGTVISHNVESIRAAGSLLVRLIK
- the viaA gene encoding ATPase RavA stimulator ViaA; the encoded protein is MLGADGFNLALMIADSGIIDSAVNDLMARSQVMMMAENRGVKSSVKSHLLKWRGNVKKRITKVCETERFQQELALYQEVIHWSEDEFFDRIEDVIKKLEWHSAFYMQARRMMEKNKGVNNPMFPHYFCDQWYQSLADAIKQAQVSELEANKEKVLNDLYQRMETMRNMDKVTESGDAESVGRLWDMASAKLSKTDLTVMKRHAEFLKKHKGLQEIAEQLGRMAGQVNDPDLNRAPAEELQMVEEKSDEATDDIVGIHESDDLNKLLPNETMFLAYPELEVVFYKHLVDKRLMNYRTQGKSRTLRKVKAHRPDNKAVDIEKGPFIVCVDASGSMSGFPEQCAKAMAYALMQIALAEQRDCYVIIFSTEHITYELTKQDGLREAADFLTYSFHGGTDLEPTLIKSIDLMSGDKYKNADMVVISDFIAPKQQDELLEKVNALKAKKNRFHAISLSKYGNPALMSMFDHVWSYHPNVVGRLLKRVSNG
- a CDS encoding ATPase RavA domain-containing protein, whose amino-acid sequence is MIQPSFASNADKALLSERINKLAKALTDGVYEREHTIKLCLLAALAGESVFLLGPPGIAKSLIAKRLIQAFDNSSYFEYLMTRFSTPEEVFGPLSIQELKDNGRYIRLTEGYLPTAQVVFLDEIWKAGPAILNTLLTVVNEKTFKNGSDIERVPMRLLVSASNELPDEDSGLDALYDRMLVRVFVNRIQNKQNFKSMLTVGTSQEAKIPEGLAITDDEYHQWQQQFDKLSLTDNAFEKLFQLKTMLESKVEAEFGDIANTDMYVSDRRWKKAVKLLKASAFFNGRDEINPLDLLLLQDCLWNSPESRDVVRNVVQEFALKHAFDQQDAEQEIEYCRESLIDVQHELEDTYRMTLTSEAATGILRKETMRFDTSKAKSYKVGAAVNLVKLVILQSNMSVSESEKGDSRWVYVPKDELDRVIKDGHGDVYGYVNQNTNMCRLRFDVDAANNLVIRDIANRGILVGLVTQEGLDMERYQNWLAQSEKAVSQLSEAEHHMRKVKANFHDALPHSFVDPELPRLMESSLQQVSQRLESIQGESEKIVQRFKNLQQFFS
- a CDS encoding c-type cytochrome, which encodes MLKYLLFISVIFAPATMANPSGDAAKGKIKSPSCVYCHGATGISVNETYPNLTGQDAQYLFNAMKSYQNSERQGPLAEMMASQLKMLNDEDLKDVAAFYAEQLTH
- a CDS encoding cystatin domain-containing protein produces the protein MKFKTMSACAVLVLLVGCQQNSPEETTEITTSADVCSSQGNMPGGWKMFKSTPDVQKAMAFVLTEMDSASSFKQIINVHAQIVSGVNYAIEFEMDDGVVWNTIVYRNLDGDYSITQSPHEGKFCEQ
- a CDS encoding lipocalin family protein, yielding MKLIKSLLLLSVAVLFGCTSKPEGVDPIQNFELKPYLGKWFEIARLDHSFERGLSNVTAEYELREDGGVTVINRGYSQEEQSWKQAEGKAYFVDEPSTGHLKVSFFGPFYSSYIIFELGEDYDYAFISGYNRDYLWLLSRQPQVDSETFERFKQVARDKGFAVDELILVDQTQ
- the ltaE gene encoding low-specificity L-threonine aldolase, which produces MDFRSDTVTQPTQAMREAMFTAPVGDDVYGDDPTVNELEQYAAELAGFEAALFTTSGTQANLLGLMAHCDRGDEYLCGQQAHNYKYEAGGAAVLGSIQPQPIENNPDGTLPFDKLAAAIKPDDMHFARTRLLSLENTINGKVLPLTYLAEAREFVNQHNLKLHLDGARVFNAAVALDVPVKEIAQYFDSMTICLSKGLCAPVGSLLLGSKEYIAKARRLRKMVGGGMRQAGILAAAGKLAITEQVLQLKQDHINAKTLAQGLAELPRFSVNPDLVQTNIVFAKLDPQVDIVSIAEKLKQQDIIITPGNPIRFVTHKDISEQDVATFLSALKSIL
- a CDS encoding NUDIX hydrolase; translated protein: MTKTIHKWKQIALVEEDVELPTGQVISHTTIHHPGAAVILPITENNEVVLVNQFRPSLKKWLLELPAGTREGVEDPLSCAKRELEEETGFSAQKFISLGQVTPLAGFCDEIQYLFIAQELTATHRYECDEDEVIEVVTLSLKQLEEKIIDGTITDAKTIACLSKARLCGYI